A single genomic interval of Lathyrus oleraceus cultivar Zhongwan6 chromosome 7, CAAS_Psat_ZW6_1.0, whole genome shotgun sequence harbors:
- the LOC127101503 gene encoding uncharacterized protein LOC127101503, translated as MQGGCIADIGSCGTGFDLASGLVRTKKFRTKESELTDRKGEKNKAMPRASSIRCSSIDEALSLSYCARCNKG; from the coding sequence ATGCAAGGAGGATGTATAGCTGATATAGGATCTTGTGGAACAGGATTTGATCTTGCAAGCGGTTTGGTACGAACGAAGAAATTTCGAACAAAAGAATCGGAACTCACTGATAGGAAAGGAGAGAAAAACAAAGCAATGCCAAGAGCTTCGTCAATCCGCTGTTCATCGATAGACGAAGCTCTCTCTTTATCATATTGTGCTAGATGCAACAAAGGATAA
- the LOC127103962 gene encoding NADH-ubiquinone oxidoreductase chain 1-like produces the protein MAFMQRRKVPDIVGLFGLLQPLADGLKLILKEPISPSSANFSLFRMDLVATFMLSLVTRAVVPFDYGMVLSDSNIGLLYLFAISSLGVYGIITASWSSNGRLFGRL, from the coding sequence ATGGCTTTTATGCAACGTCGAAAGGTTCCTGATATAGTGGGATTGTTCGGATTGTTACAACCTCTAGCAGATGGTTTAAAATTGATTCTAAAAGAACCTATTTCACCAAGTAGTGCTAATTTCTCCCTTTTTAGAATGGATTTAGTGGCTACATTTATGTTAAGTTTGGTCACTCGGGCCGTTGTACCTTTTGATTATGGTATGGTATTGTCAGATTCGAACATAGGGCTACTTTATTTGTTTGCCATATCTTCGTTAGGTGTTTATGGAATTATTACAGCAAGTTGGTCTAGTAATGGGCGGTTGTTCGGTCGCCTATGA